CTGCATCGTGGTCAGAGGGATCGTCGCGCCCTCCATCTCACGCCGGCTCCAGCCATCGTTGATCATGTCGTTGCCGACACGCTCACCGACTCCGATCACCTCGAAGCTGTGATCGCCGAGCCGCACCCACTCGCCCAGCGCGTCATGGCTGCCAAACAGGTCCTCGGCCAGGAAATGTCCGATCACGGCGACCCGGCGTTTTCGTTCCACGTCGAGATCAGAGATGTATCGACCCTTTGCTGTGCGGCGGTCGAACACCTCGGCATATTGGGGAGTGGTTCCCGTGACGCGCACCGATTTGCTGGCATCGCCCCAGGCAATCACCTGTTGGGAATATGACACCGGCGCGGCCGACGAGATCTGTTGGCTCGCCTCGACCAAGCCAGCCGCATCCTCCCGCCGCAACCCTTCTGACATATGGGCGCGTTTTACGTCGAGATTTGTGGTCGGCGTTTCGGTGCTGACAAAAAGCACCCCACGCAGACCCAGAGAATCGATGCCGTTCCAAATCTCGACCTTGACTGCCTCGATGAGGCTGACCATCGTGACGACCGCCATCGTGCCGAGAACCACTCCAAAAAGCGTCAACAGCGAACGCATCTTGTGCGCCCAAATCTCGGTAAGCGTCGTCCTCAGGGCTTCGCCGATGACCATGGCTACCTCACTCGTAACGCAGTGCGACCACCGGATCGAGGCGAGACGCCCTCACCGCCGGGTAGAGTCCAAAGAAGAAACCGACGACTGTGGCCGAGGCCACCGATACGGCGATCATCGACGCGGTAATCGTCATATCCATCTGCATGATGGTCATGATGCCGAAGGTAAAGACAATGCCGAGTGCGAGACCCGCCGCACCACCGAAGACCGTAACCACGATGGCCTCGATCAGGAACTGGACGAATACCTGCCATCCGGTCGCGCCAAGTGCCTTTCGCACGCCAACTTCACGCATCCGTTCGGTGAACGATGCGAGCATGATGTTGGTGATGACGATACCACCGACCAACAGGGCGATCACACCGCACGCCATGAAGGTGATGTTGTAGACCATGTCTTCCTGGGCGCCCTGTTCGAGCCGTTCCTGACGATCCCAGACGCCGAAATCTTCCACCCCGTGCCGTGAGCGCAGGAGCTGTTCGACAGCGTCGCGAGACTCCTTGTGGTCCTCGGGGGAGCGGAGCCGCAGGTTCAACTCATCAATGTTTTCTGCCCCCGGCTCCTGATGCCGTTTCATGTACGACGTGATCGGCACAGTGATCAGCCGGTTGAGCCACTCGTGGGCGTTGTAGGAGTCGGTTCGCTGCCAGAAGAAGACCTTCTCGGCGGTCACACCGACCACCGTGTAGGCCTTGCCTTCGATGTTGAGGGCCTTGCCCACTGGATCGGCGGTCCCGAAGAGCTGCCGCGCTCGGGTCGAACCCAGCACTACGACCGCTGCCGCCGTCTCGATGTCGTGGTCCGTAATGTACCGGCCGCTGCCGATCGCAAGCTCGCGCATCCGGCCGAACTCGGGTTCGGTGGCCGTAATTCGAAAGCGTTCCTCGGTAGCGCCCGCGCGTATCTGGTGGTTGCGCCCGATTTCAGCCACGACGACATCGAAACCGTCAATCGTGTCCCTGATGGCCTCCGCATCCTCCAGCTTGAGCCCCATTTTCGCTCGCTGTCGGGCGGTCAGCTCGAGCTCCCCCGGAGGC
Above is a genomic segment from Acidobacteriota bacterium containing:
- a CDS encoding ABC transporter permease yields the protein MNPAQFIREGFVEIREHIGRTMLQTLGVILGVASVVATLGMTASMDARRDQYFRESGGTLLMGVYNQPPGELELTARQRAKMGLKLEDAEAIRDTIDGFDVVVAEIGRNHQIRAGATEERFRITATEPEFGRMRELAIGSGRYITDHDIETAAAVVVLGSTRARQLFGTADPVGKALNIEGKAYTVVGVTAEKVFFWQRTDSYNAHEWLNRLITVPITSYMKRHQEPGAENIDELNLRLRSPEDHKESRDAVEQLLRSRHGVEDFGVWDRQERLEQGAQEDMVYNITFMACGVIALLVGGIVITNIMLASFTERMREVGVRKALGATGWQVFVQFLIEAIVVTVFGGAAGLALGIVFTFGIMTIMQMDMTITASMIAVSVASATVVGFFFGLYPAVRASRLDPVVALRYE
- a CDS encoding ABC transporter permease; the protein is MVIGEALRTTLTEIWAHKMRSLLTLFGVVLGTMAVVTMVSLIEAVKVEIWNGIDSLGLRGVLFVSTETPTTNLDVKRAHMSEGLRREDAAGLVEASQQISSAAPVSYSQQVIAWGDASKSVRVTGTTPQYAEVFDRRTAKGRYISDLDVERKRRVAVIGHFLAEDLFGSHDALGEWVRLGDHSFEVIGVGERVGNDMINDGWSRREMEGATIPLTTMQGLYGGGERVPMLMVKAADTSKLSELFAHLKNRLWRQHNRVEDFEIENVAQEILEAEEEIDVMLNGWTIILFAISGISLVVGGVGIFSVLQISLAERLFEIGLRKSIGAEDRDILLQFLIEAVFLSVIGAIIGFFVAVVVCGIAGQFFEAGLPISGFAVFLAVVFAISVGLIAGIYPSLRAARLTPVEALAG